One Gigantopelta aegis isolate Gae_Host chromosome 1, Gae_host_genome, whole genome shotgun sequence genomic region harbors:
- the LOC121371780 gene encoding AP-1 complex subunit sigma-2 isoform X6 — translation MMQFMLLFSRQGKLRLQKWYEAHTDKQKKKITRELVTMVLSRKPKMCSFLEWKDLKIVYKRYASLYFCCAIEPEDNELLTLEIIHRYVELLDKYFGSVCELDIIFNFEKAYFMLDEFLLGGEVQETSKKNVLKAIAAQDLLQEVEQVES, via the exons ATGCAGTTTATGTTACTGTTCAGCCGACAGGGCAAACTGCGGCTTCAGAAGTGGTATGAAGCTCACACAGacaagcagaagaagaagataacCCGAGAATTGGTTACCATGGTGTTGTCAAGAAAGCCAAAGATGTGCAGTTTCCTCGAGTGGAAGGATCtgaaaatagtttataaaag ATATGCTAGTCTGTATTTCTGCTGTGCTATTGAGCCGGAGGACAATGAGTTGCTGACGTTGGAGATAATCCACCGATACGTTGAACTTCTCGACAAGTACTTTGGTAGT GTGTGTGAACTTGACATAATCTTCAACTTTGAGAAGGCATACTTCATGCTGGACGAGTTTCTCCTCGGAGGTGAGGTCCAGGAGACTAGCAAGAAGAACGTTCTCAAGGCCATCGCCGCTCAGGATCTTTTGCAAGAG GTTGAACAAGTTGAGTCGTGA
- the LOC121371780 gene encoding AP-1 complex subunit sigma-2 isoform X1 produces MMQFMLLFSRQGKLRLQKWYEAHTDKQKKKITRELVTMVLSRKPKMCSFLEWKDLKIVYKRYASLYFCCAIEPEDNELLTLEIIHRYVELLDKYFGSVCELDIIFNFEKAYFMLDEFLLGGEVQETSKKNVLKAIAAQDLLQEVEQESDEPRSILEDMGFTVGS; encoded by the exons ATGCAGTTTATGTTACTGTTCAGCCGACAGGGCAAACTGCGGCTTCAGAAGTGGTATGAAGCTCACACAGacaagcagaagaagaagataacCCGAGAATTGGTTACCATGGTGTTGTCAAGAAAGCCAAAGATGTGCAGTTTCCTCGAGTGGAAGGATCtgaaaatagtttataaaag ATATGCTAGTCTGTATTTCTGCTGTGCTATTGAGCCGGAGGACAATGAGTTGCTGACGTTGGAGATAATCCACCGATACGTTGAACTTCTCGACAAGTACTTTGGTAGT GTGTGTGAACTTGACATAATCTTCAACTTTGAGAAGGCATACTTCATGCTGGACGAGTTTCTCCTCGGAGGTGAGGTCCAGGAGACTAGCAAGAAGAACGTTCTCAAGGCCATCGCCGCTCAGGATCTTTTGCAAGAG GTTGAACAA GAATCTGATGAGCCGCGGTCAATACTGGAAGATATGGGTTTCACTGTGGGAAGTTGA
- the LOC121371780 gene encoding AP-1 complex subunit sigma-2 isoform X5, translating to MMQFMLLFSRQGKLRLQKWYEAHTDKQKKKITRELVTMVLSRKPKMCSFLEWKDLKIVYKRYASLYFCCAIEPEDNELLTLEIIHRYVELLDKYFGSVCELDIIFNFEKAYFMLDEFLLGGEVQETSKKNVLKAIAAQDLLQEDEAIESALKEYGLT from the exons ATGCAGTTTATGTTACTGTTCAGCCGACAGGGCAAACTGCGGCTTCAGAAGTGGTATGAAGCTCACACAGacaagcagaagaagaagataacCCGAGAATTGGTTACCATGGTGTTGTCAAGAAAGCCAAAGATGTGCAGTTTCCTCGAGTGGAAGGATCtgaaaatagtttataaaag ATATGCTAGTCTGTATTTCTGCTGTGCTATTGAGCCGGAGGACAATGAGTTGCTGACGTTGGAGATAATCCACCGATACGTTGAACTTCTCGACAAGTACTTTGGTAGT GTGTGTGAACTTGACATAATCTTCAACTTTGAGAAGGCATACTTCATGCTGGACGAGTTTCTCCTCGGAGGTGAGGTCCAGGAGACTAGCAAGAAGAACGTTCTCAAGGCCATCGCCGCTCAGGATCTTTTGCAAGAG GACGAGGCTATAGAAAGTGCACTAAAGGAGTATGGATTAACATAA
- the LOC121371780 gene encoding AP-1 complex subunit sigma-2 isoform X4 yields MMQFMLLFSRQGKLRLQKWYEAHTDKQKKKITRELVTMVLSRKPKMCSFLEWKDLKIVYKRYASLYFCCAIEPEDNELLTLEIIHRYVELLDKYFGSVCELDIIFNFEKAYFMLDEFLLGGEVQETSKKNVLKAIAAQDLLQEEETPQGFFEDHGLG; encoded by the exons ATGCAGTTTATGTTACTGTTCAGCCGACAGGGCAAACTGCGGCTTCAGAAGTGGTATGAAGCTCACACAGacaagcagaagaagaagataacCCGAGAATTGGTTACCATGGTGTTGTCAAGAAAGCCAAAGATGTGCAGTTTCCTCGAGTGGAAGGATCtgaaaatagtttataaaag ATATGCTAGTCTGTATTTCTGCTGTGCTATTGAGCCGGAGGACAATGAGTTGCTGACGTTGGAGATAATCCACCGATACGTTGAACTTCTCGACAAGTACTTTGGTAGT GTGTGTGAACTTGACATAATCTTCAACTTTGAGAAGGCATACTTCATGCTGGACGAGTTTCTCCTCGGAGGTGAGGTCCAGGAGACTAGCAAGAAGAACGTTCTCAAGGCCATCGCCGCTCAGGATCTTTTGCAAGAG GAGGAAACCCCACAAGGCTTCTTTGAGGACCACGGATTAGGCTGA
- the LOC121371780 gene encoding AP-1 complex subunit sigma-2 isoform X2 — protein sequence MMQFMLLFSRQGKLRLQKWYEAHTDKQKKKITRELVTMVLSRKPKMCSFLEWKDLKIVYKRYASLYFCCAIEPEDNELLTLEIIHRYVELLDKYFGSVCELDIIFNFEKAYFMLDEFLLGGEVQETSKKNVLKAIAAQDLLQEESDEPRSILEDMGFTVGS from the exons ATGCAGTTTATGTTACTGTTCAGCCGACAGGGCAAACTGCGGCTTCAGAAGTGGTATGAAGCTCACACAGacaagcagaagaagaagataacCCGAGAATTGGTTACCATGGTGTTGTCAAGAAAGCCAAAGATGTGCAGTTTCCTCGAGTGGAAGGATCtgaaaatagtttataaaag ATATGCTAGTCTGTATTTCTGCTGTGCTATTGAGCCGGAGGACAATGAGTTGCTGACGTTGGAGATAATCCACCGATACGTTGAACTTCTCGACAAGTACTTTGGTAGT GTGTGTGAACTTGACATAATCTTCAACTTTGAGAAGGCATACTTCATGCTGGACGAGTTTCTCCTCGGAGGTGAGGTCCAGGAGACTAGCAAGAAGAACGTTCTCAAGGCCATCGCCGCTCAGGATCTTTTGCAAGAG GAATCTGATGAGCCGCGGTCAATACTGGAAGATATGGGTTTCACTGTGGGAAGTTGA
- the LOC121371780 gene encoding AP-1 complex subunit sigma-2 isoform X3: MMQFMLLFSRQGKLRLQKWYEAHTDKQKKKITRELVTMVLSRKPKMCSFLEWKDLKIVYKRYASLYFCCAIEPEDNELLTLEIIHRYVELLDKYFGSVCELDIIFNFEKAYFMLDEFLLGGEVQETSKKNVLKAIAAQDLLQEVEQEETPQGFFEDHGLG; encoded by the exons ATGCAGTTTATGTTACTGTTCAGCCGACAGGGCAAACTGCGGCTTCAGAAGTGGTATGAAGCTCACACAGacaagcagaagaagaagataacCCGAGAATTGGTTACCATGGTGTTGTCAAGAAAGCCAAAGATGTGCAGTTTCCTCGAGTGGAAGGATCtgaaaatagtttataaaag ATATGCTAGTCTGTATTTCTGCTGTGCTATTGAGCCGGAGGACAATGAGTTGCTGACGTTGGAGATAATCCACCGATACGTTGAACTTCTCGACAAGTACTTTGGTAGT GTGTGTGAACTTGACATAATCTTCAACTTTGAGAAGGCATACTTCATGCTGGACGAGTTTCTCCTCGGAGGTGAGGTCCAGGAGACTAGCAAGAAGAACGTTCTCAAGGCCATCGCCGCTCAGGATCTTTTGCAAGAG GTTGAACAA GAGGAAACCCCACAAGGCTTCTTTGAGGACCACGGATTAGGCTGA